Part of the Arvicanthis niloticus isolate mArvNil1 chromosome 2, mArvNil1.pat.X, whole genome shotgun sequence genome, gcaccaagcatacatgtggtgcacatacacacatgcaggcaaaactcccatacgggggatatattttaaaaattttttaaattctgaggAGATTTCATGTGGTTtaggctggtgttgaactcaaTATGTAGGTGAGGCCGCCCTTGGacacttcctgcctctgctcacgAGAGGTGGGATTTTAAGTGTGAACCactaaatgtgtgtacatgtgtgccaaCAGTGTGCACATAAAGATCTGAGAGTTGAGTCTTTATCCTACCATGTgcgtcctgggaaccaaactcaggccctcagtcttggcagcaagcaccacTAAGCCATCCTGCAAGCCCATGCTTGATTTCTTAAAATGAGTTTGTAAACTGAACATTGGAAGTACATCCTGTAATCCAAGctcttcagaggctgaggcaggaggattgccttgagTACCAGGTAAAACCCCGGGGACAGGaaggtgagaagagatgaagttGTAGCCAGGAGTGGTGACATCTACATGCATAGTCCCAGTGTCTCAGCTGCCTGGGTGACCGAGGCCAGCCTAGCAGTGTGAGACTcctgagaaaaggaggaaggaaatgcAAGCCCGTAAGATCTGCCTCgcgttattttgttgttttggtttttagattttgagacagagtttcaggaTGTAGTTCAAGGggacctcaaacttgctgtgaTATAATATAGCTCAGGTGGGCCTTGAACTTAACATCCTCTACCTTCTGCCTTAGGCTTCTGAGCACCAGGGTGACAACAGCTGTGTGGGCCATGCTTGACTGCATCACAGTTCACTGGCCAGTTAATGTGTTCAGTAGTAACATTGGAGATGCGTGAGAGGGCCCTCTAGTGTCTTTTTGTGGCATGGCAGTCACCGGTGCAGTTCTCATGGTCTGGCTGAGTAAGCTGACACTCAGAAGCTGATCTTGACGTGCTGTGTGCATTGCCTGGCGTTGTCCCCTGCCAGGTCAGTGTGGGTGGGAGTGTTTCTCAGTGGGTCCGTAACCGTCCTGTGTCTGCTCTCTCCAAGCAGAAGAAGCTGACTACAGTGCCTTCGGCACCGACACCCTTATCAGGAAGAAGAACATGTTGAGCAGCGTGCTGCGTCCCGACAACCATAGGAAGAAGCCTCACATCGTCATCAGCATGCCTCAGGACTTCCGGCCTGTGTCGTCCATCATCGATGTGGACATCCTCCCGGAGACGCACCGAAGGGTCCGTCTGTACAAATATGGCACAGAGAAACCCCTGGGCTTTTACATCCGGGATGGCTCCAGCGTCCGGGTGACACCGCATGGCTTAGAGAAAGTCCCTGGGATCTTCATATCTCGGCTGGTCCCTGGGGGTCTGGCCCAGAGCACGGGCCTGCTGGCTGTCAACGATGAAGTTTTAGAAGTAAACGGTATAGAGGTGTCCGGGAAGAGCCTGGACCAGGTGACTGACATGATGATAGCCAACAGCCGCAATCTCATCATCACCGTGCGGCCGGCTAACCAGAGGAACAACGTGGTGCGCAACAGTCGGACTTCTGGCAGCTCCAGCCAGTCTACCGACAACAGCCTCCTGGGCTACCCACAGCAGGTGGAGGCCAGCTTCGAACCAGAGGACCAGGACAGCGATGAGGATGACATCATCATTGAAGACAGTGGCGTGCCACAGCAGATCCCGAAGGCCACCCCTGACGCCCAGAGCCTGGAGTCCCTGACGCAGATCGAGCTCAGCTTTGAGTCGGGACAGAACGGGTTCTCTCCTCCTCAGGACACGAGCCTGGACACAGAGCTGGAAAGCCGAGCTCCGGACCAGAAACTCTTAGAAGAAGATGGAACGATCATAACGCTGTGAGCCACCACGGTGTTTTCTGAGTGAGGGTGTGAGGAACAGTGGAAGTGAGGCACGTGACTGATGCTGCGGACCTCGGGGCCATGATGTTCCAGGACAGGCCTCAAGTGTGGCTGGGGCGGGAAGGGTGTCTGCCGGGCCAGGCTGCTGTGACACGAGCTTCCATAGCCGTGGAGCAGGTGCTGCTTCTCTGACTGAGGCCTGCCTGGAGCTGTGCTGCAGCCGGTGTCCTCCTCCCTGGAGCCGTGCTGCAGCCGGTGTCCTGCCTGCAGAGCCTGCTCTTTGTCTCTTGTGAAGTCTGATGTCTCTGTTAGCCGCTGGGAACCTCGGTTCTTAGATTCCCAGCATTGATGTTTTCTGACTTTAAAGTGTTCCTCTGTTAACTGtgacaaattattttttcatgtgCAGTTTTTGTTCTGTCTTCCGTTTCCTAAGACTTTAGCTGGCCATGTTTAGGGGCACCTCTCCCACTGCCCTGGAGCAACTCCTGTTGTCCCCACCCTGGAGCTTTACAGTTGCAGGGTGCTGTAGTCCTTCATCCCAGTCCATTGGAGATTGTTTCAGTGTATGGGCACACTTGTgcgcttgtgcatgtgtgtgtgtgtgtgtgtgtgtgtgtgtgtgtgcgcgcgtgtgagagagagagagatttgcagCACAGTTAGTTGGCTCCCTCACTCTCCCAGTGTCCCAGGCAGTGTGGATCATTAGATAAAAAGGCCCCCAGGTTCAGAGACTTACACACAGTACAGATGTGCACTTTGTATTCAGAAGACGGAGTTTTCTTCCTGGGGATCTAGGGTGCTGCCTGCATTTGGGGAAGCCCGTGTAGGTTCACCACTCAGCGGTGGTGAGCATTTGAGTCTATTTATTCTTCCCTGTGCGTCCATTCAGGAGGGAGCCGCGGGTGTCTTCCCTTACCTGGCTCCCTCATGTTACATGCACAGCCACCGAGAGCCACACGTGTGGGCTCAGGTTGCCCCGAGGCCTGAGGTGGACAGTTATTTATTTCTTACCCTTACGGTGGCCAAGTGTGGACACCTCACGGCTGTGTACTGACTCCGAGTTGAAGGTCTTTCCTCCATATTAAGAGCCGGCAGAAGTGAAGTCTTGATCCAATGAAGGGTGCCGGACTCCATCGTGTTATCTGCAAGCACCTGGCTCAGGTGGGGTGCAGTGACCCCGCGACTGATGGACTCACTGAGCTCCTCCTCTCACGAGGCACCACTTGCTAATAGCGTTCCCCCTTTGACACTGTGCGCTCTCGGGTGGAAGGCAGCCGTAGGCACAGAAGGCTCAGTTGCATACATGAATTAGGGTGCATGGGCTCAATGTTGTAAGTAAAGATATTTCACATactacctctctcctctctctctctctctctctttttttaacagAGTTTTAACATTAGAACTTTTCTCTTGGGGAAGAAATACTTCAGGGCTGGTCTTTTGTATAAATTTTAACTAAACACAGATTTCTCTTCTGTTTGAAAATGGAGCTCAAAGCTGCTGACACTGATTTAATTTAAAGGACAATAGTGTTAGCAGTGAGGTCGTACCAGTGAAGTGAGTGGTCAGTAGACCTTCTGTGAGGCCAGCTGGTCTTGGCTACGGGGGTCCGTCCCATCGGCTCAGTTCTTTAGTTCAGGAGCGGAAGTGTCGGTGGCTTAGCGTGCAGTTCTGTTGCCCCGAACGTTGAGCCTCACTGTgaattctgttctgtcctccgtCAACCATGTCAACCAGATGCTGTGCTGTTGTGAACCATGaattttctaattaaattttACATGCTATAACATGATTTTTACATGAATGATACTTTGTTTAAACTATTAAATGTCAGTATTTTActacaattttattataaaatgtacatTATCACTAAATgaactttgatttaaaaaaaatcaagttagcTTTAGTTACatattattttttacataaataaataaaaacggACTTGTATAAAGGCTACTTTC contains:
- the Pard6b gene encoding partitioning defective 6 homolog beta isoform X1, producing the protein MNRGHRHGVSSGCLGTMEVKSKFGAEFRRFSLERSKPGKFEEFYGLLQHVHKIPNVDVLVGYADIHGDLLPINNDDNYHKAVSTANPLLRIFIQKKAEEADYSAFGTDTLIRKKNMLSSVLRPDNHRKKPHIVISMPQDFRPVSSIIDVDILPETHRRVRLYKYGTEKPLGFYIRDGSSVRVTPHGLEKVPGIFISRLVPGGLAQSTGLLAVNDEVLEVNGIEVSGKSLDQVTDMMIANSRNLIITVRPANQRNNVVRNSRTSGSSSQSTDNSLLGYPQQVEASFEPEDQDSDEDDIIIEDSGVPQQIPKATPDAQSLESLTQIELSFESGQNGFSPPQDTSLDTELESRAPDQKLLEEDGTIITL
- the Pard6b gene encoding partitioning defective 6 homolog beta isoform X2; amino-acid sequence: MNRGHRHGVSSGCLGTMEVKSKFGAEFRRFSLERSKPGKFEEFYGLLQHVHKIPNVDVLVGYADIHGDLLPINNDDNYHKAVSTANPLLRIFIQKKEEADYSAFGTDTLIRKKNMLSSVLRPDNHRKKPHIVISMPQDFRPVSSIIDVDILPETHRRVRLYKYGTEKPLGFYIRDGSSVRVTPHGLEKVPGIFISRLVPGGLAQSTGLLAVNDEVLEVNGIEVSGKSLDQVTDMMIANSRNLIITVRPANQRNNVVRNSRTSGSSSQSTDNSLLGYPQQVEASFEPEDQDSDEDDIIIEDSGVPQQIPKATPDAQSLESLTQIELSFESGQNGFSPPQDTSLDTELESRAPDQKLLEEDGTIITL